A part of Microbacterium atlanticum genomic DNA contains:
- the rpsL gene encoding 30S ribosomal protein S12, which translates to MPTIQQLVRKGRSPKVAKTKAPALKANPQQAGVCTRVYTTTPKKPNSAMRKVARVKLRNGTEVTAYIPGEGHNLQEHSLVLVRGGRVKDLPGVRYKIIRGALDTQAVKNRKQARSRYGAKKG; encoded by the coding sequence GTGCCAACCATTCAGCAGTTGGTTCGCAAGGGCCGCTCGCCCAAGGTCGCGAAGACCAAGGCGCCCGCGCTCAAGGCGAACCCGCAGCAGGCGGGTGTCTGCACCCGCGTGTACACCACCACCCCGAAGAAGCCGAACTCGGCGATGCGCAAGGTCGCCCGTGTGAAGCTGCGCAACGGCACCGAGGTCACCGCCTACATCCCCGGCGAGGGCCACAACCTGCAGGAGCACTCGCTCGTGCTGGTCCGCGGCGGCCGTGTGAAGGACCTGCCCGGTGTGCGCTACAAGATCATCCGCGGTGCCCTGGACACCCAGGCCGTCAAGAACCGTAAGCAGGCCCGCAGCCGCTACGGTGCGAAGAAGGGCTGA
- the rpsG gene encoding 30S ribosomal protein S7, which translates to MPRKGPAPKRPVVNDPVYGAPVVTQLVNKILVDGKKSLAESIVYGALRGVEAKNGQDAVATLKKALDNVRPTLEVKSRRVGGSTYQVPVEVKPHRANTLALRWLVSYAKGRREKTMTERLQNEILDASNGLGAAVKRREDTHKMAESNRAFAHYRW; encoded by the coding sequence ATGCCTCGTAAGGGACCCGCCCCGAAGCGCCCCGTCGTCAACGACCCGGTGTACGGCGCCCCCGTCGTCACCCAGCTCGTCAACAAGATCCTCGTCGACGGCAAGAAGTCGCTGGCCGAGTCGATCGTCTACGGCGCCCTCCGCGGCGTCGAGGCGAAGAACGGCCAGGACGCCGTCGCCACCCTCAAGAAGGCCCTCGACAACGTGCGCCCGACCCTCGAGGTCAAGTCGCGTCGCGTCGGCGGCTCGACCTACCAGGTGCCGGTCGAGGTCAAGCCTCACCGCGCCAACACGCTCGCCCTCCGCTGGCTCGTCAGCTACGCCAAGGGCCGTCGTGAGAAGACGATGACCGAGCGCCTCCAGAACGAGATCCTGGACGCCTCGAACGGCCTCGGTGCCGCGGTCAAGCGCCGCGAGGACACCCACAAGATGGCCGAGTCGAACCGCGCCTTCGCGCACTACCGCTGGTAA